A stretch of DNA from Shewanella sediminis HAW-EB3:
GCTATCCGCCTGGTTTCATCAGTTGAGGGGGTGAAAGCTGTCGGCTCCAGGACTCCCGAGTTAGATGTCACAGAACTTCTCTATCAATCGGCAGAAAAGAAAAAAAGATGGCATGAGGAGTTATGCGGCTACATATTAAAGAAGGATTCACCCAGTTGTGGAATGGAGAGGGTGAAACTCTACAAATCGGAGATGGCAGAACGTAAAGGCGTTGGTCTGTATGCAGAACGCCTGATGGAAAACTTTCCTAACCTTCCGGTGGAGGAGGAAGGTCGACTAGGAGATGCAAGATTAAGAGAAAATTTTATTCAACGGGTCTACATCTTTTCGAGATGGAAATCAGTAAAGCAAAATGGCTTTTCACTGAGTGAGTTACAAAATTTTCATGCCCGACATAAATATATTTTTATGAGCCACGACCAGATCAGGGCTAAGCAACTGGGTAACCTGCTCGCCAATGGAAGCGCTACCGAGCTGGAGGATCTCTGTTCAACCTATCTCACCGAGATGATGGCCCTATTGAAAAAAGTCGCCAGCAGAAATAATCATGTCAACACATTGCAACATATTCAGGGGTACCTGAAAAAGCAGTTAACGGCTGACGACAAACAGGAAATGCAGGCAAGCATTGAAGCATATCGCAGAGGGTTGTTACCTTTGATAGTCCCTATTACACTCCTGCGTCATCACTTCAGGCTCTACCCAAATACCTATATTACCGAGTCCTTTTACATGCAGCCTCACCCGGGTGAACTTATGTTGTTAAATAATTTATGATTAAGGTCCTGGTCACCGACAAAATGCAAACAAATTACTCCTATGAATGTGTCGCGCCCATGGGGGCTGAATTTGCCATCAACTTCAGGCCTGAGCTGACTCCGAAAGAGATGCTGCAACTTGGAGTATTTGGCGGCAAGTATTTAAACGACTGCACAGAAGAGTTCCCCAGCGATTGGTTTGCAGATGCGAAGCTGGCCAAACAAGAGAAAGATATCAGCCTGAATTATTTTTCTGTGAACGCCTCTCTTCCTTTAAGCGAATGGGTACGAAAGGGGTGGATCCACCCACAAGATCCCAGAGGCTGGTTTCAATGGTACTGCCGATATTATATGGGGAGGCGAACCGCTCAAGAGGACATTCGTCAGATCAACAGGTGGAAGTCTTTCAGTCGCCATGCGGGGGCTGTAAGGAAGTTTTGCGAACCCTTTGACTATCAATGCCGAAAGAAACAGAGACAGGCTTTATTACACTGGGCCTACGACTCAAGAAATATATAGAGATGAAGCGATATTGCCCCTCTTCAGGCCCCTCTTCTCCTAAAGGAAAATTTATCTGCATTACTAATGATTAATATGTAAATATAAA
This window harbors:
- a CDS encoding YbgA family protein, yielding MSESDIPKIKIGISACLMGEKVRFDSGHKNNTYIQGTLSDYFEFTSFCPEMDIGLGVPRQAIRLVSSVEGVKAVGSRTPELDVTELLYQSAEKKKRWHEELCGYILKKDSPSCGMERVKLYKSEMAERKGVGLYAERLMENFPNLPVEEEGRLGDARLRENFIQRVYIFSRWKSVKQNGFSLSELQNFHARHKYIFMSHDQIRAKQLGNLLANGSATELEDLCSTYLTEMMALLKKVASRNNHVNTLQHIQGYLKKQLTADDKQEMQASIEAYRRGLLPLIVPITLLRHHFRLYPNTYITESFYMQPHPGELMLLNNL